The following proteins are co-located in the Legionella busanensis genome:
- a CDS encoding DUF423 domain-containing protein: MLRSTSQSKIFKCFMLLGTFSAMTATILGAFAAHALRTHFSDYQMQIFQTGILYQFIHSFSLLCIGMILWQFNTRILQIAGWLFFIGIMLFSGSLYLISLIQVKSIGIVTPFGGSCFIIGWLLLALGISKISS, encoded by the coding sequence ATGCTCCGTTCTACTTCTCAATCAAAAATTTTTAAATGTTTTATGTTATTAGGTACATTTTCAGCAATGACTGCCACAATTTTAGGTGCTTTTGCAGCTCATGCTTTGAGGACTCACTTTAGCGATTACCAAATGCAAATTTTCCAAACGGGTATTTTGTATCAATTTATCCATAGTTTCTCTTTGTTGTGTATTGGAATGATTCTTTGGCAATTTAATACAAGAATTTTGCAAATAGCAGGTTGGTTGTTTTTTATTGGTATCATGCTTTTTTCAGGGAGCTTGTATTTAATAAGCTTAATCCAAGTAAAATCAATTGGAATAGTTACACCTTTCGGTGGATCTTGCTTTATCATTGGCTGGTTATTACTAGCCCTGGGAATATCCAAGATTAGTTCATAA
- a CDS encoding phosphotransferase enzyme family protein, protein MSYENFLSIIQLEPLIKTMVNQKSEAVRAGWEVLKQWGEDVVRIEPLSGGVANDVWRVRLHGCLAVARFGTRSDADLKWETELLQYLDRNGMAVPVPIPTTDGRLFANGLVVMTYMEGKAPETESDWRCVAHTLSQLHRLTQGWPQRPGWCSSIDLLYTEAGTRIDLGAMPPEGVARCRAAWARLVGRQTCVVHGDPNPRNILITENRVALIDWDESHVDVPDLDLVLPYNAAGLDESRYDIAAQASAAWEAAVCWDDEFAVQRLAEVRAV, encoded by the coding sequence TTGTCTTATGAAAATTTTCTATCCATTATTCAATTGGAGCCTCTTATAAAGACTATGGTTAATCAAAAATCTGAAGCAGTTCGAGCGGGATGGGAAGTGCTCAAGCAGTGGGGCGAAGATGTGGTTCGTATCGAACCACTTTCTGGCGGAGTTGCCAATGACGTATGGCGTGTGCGTCTTCATGGGTGCCTAGCAGTTGCTCGTTTCGGCACTCGAAGTGATGCTGATCTTAAGTGGGAAACGGAGCTTCTTCAATACCTCGATCGTAATGGTATGGCTGTACCGGTGCCAATCCCCACGACTGATGGACGATTGTTCGCAAATGGTCTGGTTGTCATGACCTATATGGAGGGTAAAGCGCCCGAGACGGAATCTGACTGGCGCTGTGTAGCCCACACGCTTAGTCAATTGCATCGATTAACGCAAGGATGGCCACAACGACCCGGTTGGTGCTCATCGATCGACCTTCTGTACACTGAGGCCGGGACAAGAATTGACCTTGGCGCAATGCCGCCTGAAGGTGTTGCGCGCTGCCGAGCAGCATGGGCGCGACTCGTCGGGCGGCAGACTTGCGTTGTGCACGGCGACCCCAATCCACGCAATATCCTTATCACTGAAAATCGAGTCGCACTGATCGACTGGGACGAGTCACATGTTGACGTTCCTGATCTAGACCTAGTGTTACCCTATAACGCTGCTGGTCTCGACGAAAGCCGATATGATATTGCCGCACAAGCATCAGCTGCATGGGAAGCTGCAGTATGTTGGGACGACGAATTCGCAGTCCAGCGACTTGCTGAAGTTCGAGCGGTCTGA
- a CDS encoding SDR family oxidoreductase: protein MKTVLITGANKGLGLEFARQLKEKGYYVIGCCRNPSEANELKPLADEVIQLDVTSDQDIASLKQNLNNRPIDLLVNNAGTSGEQGVTIGNIDRENFLAVINVNCVSVVKLSDALLPNIEASQEKNILVISSVMGSITENKSGKSYAYRTSKAAVNCVMRSFAIDVQNKGIHVMLIHPGWVKTAMGGPNASIDAKTSVAKILKQAEQEFAHSHADKLLTYEGDVIAW from the coding sequence ATGAAAACTGTACTTATTACTGGTGCCAATAAAGGACTGGGTTTGGAGTTTGCTCGTCAACTTAAAGAAAAAGGATATTATGTTATAGGATGTTGCCGTAATCCATCAGAAGCAAATGAACTAAAGCCGTTGGCTGATGAAGTAATTCAATTAGATGTAACCAGCGACCAAGATATAGCTTCTTTAAAACAAAATTTAAATAACAGACCTATTGATTTGCTTGTAAATAATGCAGGTACAAGTGGTGAGCAAGGTGTCACAATAGGTAATATCGATAGAGAAAACTTTCTTGCAGTGATCAATGTAAATTGTGTGAGTGTTGTGAAATTAAGTGATGCCTTGTTACCAAACATAGAGGCAAGTCAGGAAAAAAATATTTTAGTAATTAGCTCAGTTATGGGAAGCATTACTGAAAATAAGAGCGGTAAATCTTATGCTTATCGTACCAGTAAAGCAGCTGTTAATTGCGTCATGCGTAGTTTCGCTATAGATGTGCAAAATAAAGGTATACATGTCATGCTAATTCATCCAGGCTGGGTAAAAACAGCAATGGGTGGACCAAATGCGTCAATTGATGCAAAAACCAGTGTAGCAAAAATTCTTAAACAAGCAGAGCAAGAATTTGCTCATAGTCATGCAGACAAACTCCTTACCTATGAGGGAGATGTAATCGCTTGGTAA
- a CDS encoding OmpP1/FadL family transporter — protein sequence MARPISFIYYVTIGFLVLSKPLYASFIEQTLGTAVVKDATAVYFNPAALTIIPKPQFIALGTLARSQFHFTGSAQKLPVGMSEAGETTTKSNFYLPSMYVSIPVSKKFATGIAIVANDFNRDLDGHSILRYFQARNQTDDLDLVPAIGIKINEYLAIGGNLNFSYAHFIQQPLSAGLTRLNIPESRSLNDSTGRSVGRDLGILIKPGKKTALGFNYRSAITYHLRGTSTITSLPSISSNNYHFKYWTPARNVFSLSHFLNDKLGFIGTIQYLQWDIFKKAYIYNFATQSGSQIFINPKARINYNFHNSWLLTLGTIYNVSTKWTVRVATTYNQSPSNGKFQISTGDSLVVGSSIGYQLMKNLALDCSYGHAFFKKQNIDIKTTQNIITGINKGTHDAFSLKLTLTA from the coding sequence ATGGCAAGACCAATTAGTTTTATATATTACGTGACTATAGGATTTTTAGTCTTATCTAAGCCATTGTATGCTTCTTTCATCGAGCAAACACTTGGCACAGCTGTCGTTAAAGATGCTACAGCTGTTTATTTTAACCCAGCTGCCTTAACTATTATACCTAAGCCGCAATTTATTGCTTTAGGCACATTGGCAAGATCGCAGTTTCATTTTACAGGAAGTGCACAAAAACTACCTGTTGGGATGAGTGAAGCAGGGGAAACCACAACGAAATCAAATTTTTATTTACCCTCTATGTACGTTAGCATCCCTGTAAGTAAAAAATTTGCTACCGGTATTGCTATTGTTGCTAATGATTTTAATCGTGACTTAGATGGTCATTCTATTCTTCGCTATTTTCAAGCTCGTAATCAAACTGATGATTTAGATTTAGTACCAGCAATTGGCATTAAAATAAATGAATACCTTGCTATAGGAGGCAACCTTAATTTCTCTTATGCACATTTTATTCAACAGCCTCTTTCAGCAGGTTTAACCCGCTTAAATATTCCTGAAAGCCGTAGTCTAAACGATAGTACAGGACGAAGTGTCGGTAGGGACTTGGGGATTTTAATTAAACCCGGCAAAAAAACAGCCTTGGGGTTTAATTATCGTAGTGCTATTACTTATCATTTACGTGGTACAAGTACAATTACCAGTTTACCAAGTATTTCTTCAAATAATTATCATTTTAAGTACTGGACGCCAGCCAGAAATGTATTTTCACTTAGTCATTTTCTAAACGATAAATTAGGTTTCATAGGAACCATTCAATATCTGCAGTGGGACATTTTTAAAAAGGCTTATATTTATAATTTTGCCACTCAATCAGGCTCGCAAATCTTTATTAATCCAAAAGCTCGTATTAATTATAACTTTCATAACAGTTGGCTTCTAACTTTAGGAACTATTTATAATGTCTCAACTAAATGGACAGTCAGGGTGGCGACCACTTATAATCAATCACCCTCTAACGGAAAGTTTCAAATAAGCACCGGTGATAGTTTAGTTGTTGGTTCTTCTATTGGGTATCAGCTGATGAAAAACCTTGCATTAGATTGCAGTTATGGTCATGCCTTTTTCAAAAAACAAAATATTGATATCAAGACAACGCAAAATATTATAACGGGTATAAATAAAGGCACACATGATGCTTTTTCACTAAAACTAACTCTAACAGCTTAA